CTTAAATCTTGCATATAAGGAGGTAGCTCTAATGTAAAAGAATCTTTTTCATTAATCTTTCCCTTATCATAATCAAACTTCCATAAAGTAACTCCACCTCTGTATTTTTCTTCATATGCTTCAATTGGAACCCACTCATTTTCAAAAGGCGCAGCATATTGTGCAGCATCAACTATATATTCTGTATTTGGAGTTACAAAACTTCCTCCATGTGTACTTCTTAGCACTGGATTTACTACTATTTGTGTAGTTTCAAAGTCATGCAGATTTATAACTGCAACTCTAGGATTTGCTTTATCATTAATAAATAAATAATCCCCAACATACTCTCCATTTTTTTCACTAAAATTTGGATGATGAGTATCTCCCCATTTTATTTCCTGTCCTCTAATATAACCACTTTCAAGAATTTTTTTTGATTCATTATCAAAACCATATCCTTGCCAAGGTTCAGGAGTAAAAACTCCAATATATTTTAAAATTCTCATAGAAGGTACACCATATACAAGTACCTGACCAGATTGTCCTCCCGAACTAAATACATAATACTCATCTTTCATCCCTGTTGGAGTATACGTTTTAGCAGCAGCTAGTACATCCCTTTCTGTCAATCCCCTATCTTTCATTATTTGCTGCAAATCTTTTGTAGCGGCAAAACTTGATGAAATCAGAAAGACTGAAAGAAAGACTATGCTTTTACGAATTTTTGATAGCATTTCATCCCCTTAATAATAATTCTATTAAAGCTCTAATATTAATTATTTTCAAAATTAACATTTAATTAACTCTAATATGGTTGAATTATAATTTTAAAAGATTTTTTTTTCATTGACAGATATCATTAAATTAAACTTAATTTTATGATTTAAAGTATAAATAAAATTTATACTTATTGTAAAAAGGAGAATTCTTCGTACTTATAATATCGAAAATACTATTTATTATATTAATATTTTATAATTATTATTAGTCTAGAATATAATGTAAAAGTAACCAAGTGGGTTACTTCTACACAAAAACAAAAGAGTTTTTGTTTTTATTTGAATTATTATGATTATGTAAGTGTTTATGCTCATGTGAATGATGAGTTCCATTGTGATTTTCTATAATCTCTTGAAGTTTCTGTTCACTTAACTTTTCAAGTGTTGAAGTTTTAATTTTATTTAAAATCTCAATAGTTTCAACTCTATTATCACCTGCATAATAAAACTCAAAATTGTTTTTTTGTGCAAGTTTATATGGATTTCTTCCAATATCTTTTATAATTAATTTTTTTACATTATTTTCTAAAAGCCACTGCATTACACTTCTACCACAAGTATTTTCGTTTCTTTTGATATTTAAATTTTCTCCATCATAAAAAGCAAAATATTTTGCTTTACAAAATGATGGAGCAACTGCGCTGTTCTCTTTTGCTGTTTTTAAGGGGAATGCATACATTTTAAAACTCCTCGTCAAATTTTTGTGCGTTTTTAAAACAAAATCTATATGCTATATATATTACAAATGGCCATACACTAAGCCAAATCAATGAACTTGTATAATCCATATTTACCTCCTAGTAATTGTGTGCATCTTTTGATGTTATTTCTTTTTTTGTTATTTTTACTTTATCCATTTGATACCATGCATATGTAATATAAGCAAGTACAAAAGGTACCATAAGTGAAACATAACTCATCACAAGTAAGGTATATTCACTTCCTGAACTATTCTCAATAGTCAATGAACTTTGTAAATTATAAACTGATGGATAATAAGAAGTTCCATTAAAACCTACATTTAAAAACAGTGCCATTACTGTTAAAACTATTCCAACTCCTCCTGTTTTTATACAACAACTTTTTTGCTTTTCAACAGTATTAAAAACAGAAATAATTACAAGTATAATTCCCAATGTAAAAATAATTCCTACAAAAGGCATATCTAAAAAATTATTCAAATATTTATATTTTTCTATAAAAACATGCCCATTTTCATCATAAGCAAACCCACTTCTTGTAAAAAGCATATATAAAAAATTTAAGAAAAATACTAAAAATATTATCATGTCAATTTTTATAGAATTAACACTTCTTTTTCTAATCAAATTATTATCAATATTATTAATAAAATACATAGCACCACTAATTCGTACTAAAAATAAAAGTGAGATTCCTAAAAGTATATTAAAAGGATTGCCTAAAGCTTCCAGACCTCTTAAACTGTTTTGCCAAAATGAGAAGTTTCTTTCATCAATAAAAAACTCTGAACCGCTAAAAAATGTAGCAATAGCAACGCCTAATAAAAATACTCCTAAACTTCCATTTATATATAAAAATGTTTCATATGTTTTTTGCCCAAAAAAGTTATTTGGTTTTGTTCTAAACTCATAACTAACAGCTTGAATAATAAAACAAAAAAGTATTCCCATCCAAACCCAGTATGCTCCACCAAAACTAGTAGAATAAAATAAAGGAAAAGCAGCAAATAAAGCTCCACCAAATAAGACTAAAGTAGTAAACCCTAATTCCCATTTTCTACCTAGTGAATTAACTAACATTGTTTTTAAAATCTCATCATCTTTTGATATTTTTCCAAGTAGAGTTTGTCCTCCTTGAATAAACATCATAAAAGCAAAAAGTCCACCAAGTAGTGAAATTATTATCCACCAATACTGTTGAAGTTGTAAATATGTTAAGCTTTCAAACATTAGTGACCTCCATTTGGACCAATTTTTATCTGTTTTGCCATAATTTTTAATTCAGCAATTAATAAAGCTGTAAATAAAAAAGCAAACAAGAAAAAAGTAATCTGTACATTTGTTGTTGCAATATTAGTTGCCGCAATTCCTACAGGCATCAAATCTTGAATCGCCCAAGGTTGTCTTCCAACTTCTGCTACAATCCATCCAGCTTCTGCTGCTATGTATCCTAAAGGAATAGAAAAAACACTTGCATATAACCAAAATTTTTGTTTTGTAATATCTTTTTTTAAAAGTAAAAATAAAATTACTGCAAAAAGTAATATAAACCATCCACCAAGTGCTACCATTATATGAAATGAATAAAAGGTAAGTGCAATAGGAGGAATAATATCAGTTGGTTTATCTAAGTAACCATAACCAAAATAGTTCACATAACTTTCTAAAACAAGTTTTGCATCATTTGCTTTTTTAGTGTTACCCTCTTTTTCATACTTTTTATACTGTTTAAAAGCTTCAAGGGCTATTTTACCTTTTGCTATTTTCTCTTTAGCACTTTCAATATTATATTTTTCATTTCCATAAACCAAATCTTTTAATCCAGGAACAAATGCATTTGGATTATGGTAACCTAAAAGTGAAAGTGCATAAGGTATCTCCATCTCAAAATGAAAAGTATCTTCATTATTATCAACACTTTTTTTACTATTTAAAATACCAATTGCAACAATTCCAGCGTCCTCTTTTCCCTCATAAAGTCCTTCCATTGCTGCAAGTTTTACAGGCTGTTTCAAAGCAACTTGATGTGCTGATTCATCTCCACTTAAAGCTAAAAAAAGAGATACTATAAGTCCAAAAGTAGCTGCTATTAGCATAGAACTTTTAGCAAATGCAATTTCTCTTTTTTTAAGTAAAAACCAAGCACTAATACCTACTACAAAAAGGGCTCCAATTACATATCCACTTCCAACAGTATGCAAAAATTTGCTAACTGCAACAGGAGATAAAGCAACATCCCAAAAATTTGCCATTTCGTTTCTAACTGTATCTATGTTAAATTTCATTCCAACTGGATATTGCATCCATCCATTTGCAACCAAAATCCAAAAAGCACTTAAATTTGAACCAATAGCAACTAACCAAGTTGATAATAGATGAAAACCTTTTGATACTTTATTCCATCCAAAAAACATAACTGCAAAAAATGTTGATTCCATAAAAAATGCTAAAATTCCCTCAATAGCTAAAGGTGCACCAAAAATATCTCCAACAAACCAACTATAATTTGCCCAGTTTGTACCAAATTCAAACTCCATAATGATACCAGTGGCAACTCCAATTGCAAAATTTATAGCAAATAAAGTCATCCAAAACTTAGTCATTTTTTTATACTTTTCTTGTTTAGTTTTAACATAAATAGTCTCCATTATTGCAATAATAAAAGACAAACCTAAAGTTAAAGGAACAAACAAGAAGTGATAAATTGCAGTTAGTGCAAACTGGGCTCTGGACCAATCTACTAAACTATCTTCCATTTAATCTCCTTTTGTCATGTTTTTAAAAACAAAATTTTGTTTTTGTTTTTCTGTTTTATATTCACTTTTAAAACTTTTGTCATAAACAAAGATATTTAATATAACTAAAATAGTAATCAATTTTATAATTACTATTTTCCATAAACTCTTTCCTACAGTTAAGTTTCTAAAGCCATCATAATATAAGTTGTAAATCGATTTTAAATAGTTCATATAATCTCCAATATTGAACATATGTTCATAATTTTACTACTTTTTTGAACATATGTCAAGTATAAAAGTGCTAAATTATTATATTTATGATAAAATATCTTTTTTAATTATAAGGAATTAAATGGCTAGAGACAAAAATCAAAGAGAGTTAAACTTCAAACCACTTTTTAAAAATTTTGGGCAAAATGAAATTGAAAACAACAATGAAATAGCCTTGCTTCACGAGGAGATTGAGGCAATTTATCTTATAGATTTACTTGGACTTTATCAAGAAGAAGCAGCACAAAAAATGAATGTATCAAGACCTACTTTATCAAGAATCATAAGAAATGCTAGACATAAAGTTGCAAATAGTCTAATTGGTGGTGCAAAACTACATATTCATGATCAAAAAGATAACTATACAGTTGCAATTTGTAGTGATGTTGAAGAGAAACTAATCAACAACACATCACAAGGAAAATATATTTTAATTTTTGAAATAAAAGAAAAAAGTTATAAATTATTAAAAAGTTTAGAAAATCCTGTTTTTTTTCAAAAACAAAAACCAGGTATGGCCTTACCAAAACTTTTTGTTGAAAATAATGTAAACTTCTTTTTAGCAAATGAAATTGGTGCTGGATTAAAAAACTCTTTACTATCAAAAGGTATTTATACTATTTTAAAAAAGAAAATAAAATTTGATGATTTATCAAATATTCCAATCTAAGAGAAATTATGAATAATTTTGAAAATAAAATAAAAACACCACATATTGCTACTGATGGAATTATTAAAATTTTCGATGATAAAGAGAATTTTAAAGGTATTGTTTTAATAACAAGAAAAAATCCTCCTTTAGGACTTGCATTACCAGGAGGTTTTGTTGACATTGGTGAAAAAGTCGAAGATGCTTTAAAAAGAGAGATGAAAGAAGAAGTAAACTTAGATGTAAGTATTTTAAAACTTTTAGGAATATATTCAGATCCAAAAAGAGATGAAAGATTCCATTGTGTTTCATGCAGTTACATTTGTAAAGCATATGGTAAGCCAATTGCAGCAGATGATGCAAAAAGTGCAAAGATTTATAGCTTAAATGAAATTCCTTTTGATAAACTAGTGTTTGACCATAAACAAATAGTAAAAGATTTTATAAAATATGAGGAAATTTAAGTGATAGAAGAAACAGAAATTTCTTTGGATTGTTTAAGTAGTTTAATTTTTAATGCAAATGATATAATTTTTA
The window above is part of the Malaciobacter marinus genome. Proteins encoded here:
- a CDS encoding NifB/NifX family molybdenum-iron cluster-binding protein, which codes for MYAFPLKTAKENSAVAPSFCKAKYFAFYDGENLNIKRNENTCGRSVMQWLLENNVKKLIIKDIGRNPYKLAQKNNFEFYYAGDNRVETIEILNKIKTSTLEKLSEQKLQEIIENHNGTHHSHEHKHLHNHNNSNKNKNSFVFV
- the cydB gene encoding cytochrome d ubiquinol oxidase subunit II, yielding MFESLTYLQLQQYWWIIISLLGGLFAFMMFIQGGQTLLGKISKDDEILKTMLVNSLGRKWELGFTTLVLFGGALFAAFPLFYSTSFGGAYWVWMGILFCFIIQAVSYEFRTKPNNFFGQKTYETFLYINGSLGVFLLGVAIATFFSGSEFFIDERNFSFWQNSLRGLEALGNPFNILLGISLLFLVRISGAMYFINNIDNNLIRKRSVNSIKIDMIIFLVFFLNFLYMLFTRSGFAYDENGHVFIEKYKYLNNFLDMPFVGIIFTLGIILVIISVFNTVEKQKSCCIKTGGVGIVLTVMALFLNVGFNGTSYYPSVYNLQSSLTIENSSGSEYTLLVMSYVSLMVPFVLAYITYAWYQMDKVKITKKEITSKDAHNY
- a CDS encoding cytochrome ubiquinol oxidase subunit I, whose translation is MEDSLVDWSRAQFALTAIYHFLFVPLTLGLSFIIAIMETIYVKTKQEKYKKMTKFWMTLFAINFAIGVATGIIMEFEFGTNWANYSWFVGDIFGAPLAIEGILAFFMESTFFAVMFFGWNKVSKGFHLLSTWLVAIGSNLSAFWILVANGWMQYPVGMKFNIDTVRNEMANFWDVALSPVAVSKFLHTVGSGYVIGALFVVGISAWFLLKKREIAFAKSSMLIAATFGLIVSLFLALSGDESAHQVALKQPVKLAAMEGLYEGKEDAGIVAIGILNSKKSVDNNEDTFHFEMEIPYALSLLGYHNPNAFVPGLKDLVYGNEKYNIESAKEKIAKGKIALEAFKQYKKYEKEGNTKKANDAKLVLESYVNYFGYGYLDKPTDIIPPIALTFYSFHIMVALGGWFILLFAVILFLLLKKDITKQKFWLYASVFSIPLGYIAAEAGWIVAEVGRQPWAIQDLMPVGIAATNIATTNVQITFFLFAFLFTALLIAELKIMAKQIKIGPNGGH
- a CDS encoding DUF4492 domain-containing protein is translated as MNYLKSIYNLYYDGFRNLTVGKSLWKIVIIKLITILVILNIFVYDKSFKSEYKTEKQKQNFVFKNMTKGD
- a CDS encoding DUF134 domain-containing protein — translated: MARDKNQRELNFKPLFKNFGQNEIENNNEIALLHEEIEAIYLIDLLGLYQEEAAQKMNVSRPTLSRIIRNARHKVANSLIGGAKLHIHDQKDNYTVAICSDVEEKLINNTSQGKYILIFEIKEKSYKLLKSLENPVFFQKQKPGMALPKLFVENNVNFFLANEIGAGLKNSLLSKGIYTILKKKIKFDDLSNIPI
- a CDS encoding NUDIX domain-containing protein, with product MNNFENKIKTPHIATDGIIKIFDDKENFKGIVLITRKNPPLGLALPGGFVDIGEKVEDALKREMKEEVNLDVSILKLLGIYSDPKRDERFHCVSCSYICKAYGKPIAADDAKSAKIYSLNEIPFDKLVFDHKQIVKDFIKYEEI